A part of Aegilops tauschii subsp. strangulata cultivar AL8/78 chromosome 2, Aet v6.0, whole genome shotgun sequence genomic DNA contains:
- the LOC109764349 gene encoding cytosolic sulfotransferase 8 gives MCIATLLPIIRCTLCYRHLIPAHTLAWTVCRTMSSSSSTPAFPPQEGDAETNEELYGQFTELASSWPCSGGLSRAKLLYRHEKGWYSTLPPMVGAMVADARFAARPSDIVVATMPKSGTTWMKALLYSTVHRREHAPGGPGHPFNSLGPHDCVRHLEYQLYTRNRVPDLDGLPDPRLLATHVPLASLPRSVAASGCRIVYVCRDPKDTLVSTWSFVNKFRAEDGLEPIPVEAAAGYFCDGVSASGPYWDHVLGYWRAHLANPERVLFFRYEEMSRDPAAHVRRLAEFVGRPFSAEEEEDGAVDAVVKLCSFEHMTGLEATKSGKTELVLGAVENSSFFRRGLVGDWENHLSPETARRIDAITEAKFRGFGLSV, from the coding sequence ATGTGCATCGCCACTCTTCTACCTATTATAAGATGCACCTTATGCTACCGCCACCTTATCCCTGCTCATACCTTAGCTTGGACTGTTTGCCGTACgatgtcctcctcctcctccaccccaGCCTTTCCGCCGCAAGAGGGCGATGCCGAAACCAACGAGGAGCTCTACGGGCAGTTCACCGAGCTGGCGTCCTCCTGGCCGTGCTCCGGGGGCCTCTCCAGGGCGAAACTGCTCTACCGCCATGAGAAGGGCTGGTACAGCACCCTGCCTCCGATGGTCGGCGCGATGGTCGCCGACGCACGCTTCGCCGCGCGCCCCTCGGACATCGTCGTCGCCACCATGCCCAAGTCCGGCACCACGTGGATGAAGGCGCTCCTCTACTCCACGGTCCACCGGAGGGAGCACGCCCCGGGCGGCCCCGGCCACCCGTTCAACTCCCTCGGCCCGCACGACTGCGTCCGCCACCTGGAGTACCAGCTCTACACGCGCAACAGGGTCCCGGACCTCGACGGGCTCCCGGACCCGAGGCTCCTCGCCACGCACGTCCCGCTCGCGTCGCTGCCGAGGTCCGTCGCCGCGTCGGGGTGCCGGATCGTGTACGTGTGCCGCGACCCCAAGGACACCCTGGTCTCGACGTGGAGCTTCGTGAACAAGTTCAGGGCCGAGGACGGGCTGGAGCCGATCCCGGTCGAGGCCGCCGCCGGCTACTTCTGCGACGGCGTGTCGGCGTCCGGGCCGTACTGGGACCACGTCCTCGGGTACTGGCGCGCGCACCTGGCGAACCCCGAGCGGGTGCTCTTCTTCCGGTACGAGGAGATGAGCCGGGACCCTGCGGCACACGTGCGGAGGCTGGCGGAGTTTGTCGGGCGCCCGTTCAgcgcggaggaggaggaagacggcgCGGTGGACGCCGTCGTCAAGCTGTGCTCGTTCGAGCACATGACCGGGCTCGAAGCGACCAAGAGCGGCAAGACGGAGCTTGTGTTGGGCGCTGTGGAGAACAGCTCGTTCTTCCGGCGCGGCCTGGTCGGGGATTGGGAGAACCATCTCTCGCCGGAGACAGCACGAAGGATTGACGCCATTACCGAGGCTAAGTTTAGGGGTTTCGGTCTCTCTGTCTAG